The following proteins are encoded in a genomic region of Tenacibaculum sp. 190524A05c:
- the pyk gene encoding pyruvate kinase, producing the protein MPHNKKTKIVATLGPATNTKEILAEMAAAGVNVFRINFSHADYDIVKERVSQIREINEERGYNVAILADLQGPKLRVGIMEDGVEVKAGDTFIFTTEECTGTKEKAFMTYQQFPRDVKAGENILVDDGKLQFEVVSTDRTKEVITKVIVGGPLKSKKGVNLPNTNISLPALTEKDKKDVVFALKQEVDWIALSFVRNPEDLRMLRDLIKQKSRYRVPVIAKIEKPEAVENIDALIPYCDGLMVARGDLGVEVPMQDVPLIQKMLVRRAKKARIPVIIATQMMETMIENSVPTRAEVNDVANSIMDGADAVMLSGETSVGKHPVRVIQKMTEIIGSVEFSDLIKVPIEAPHIRTNRFITKSVCYHAALMADDIKASAISTLTNSGYTAFQISAWRPKSHVIAFSSERRILGKLNLLWGVRAFYYDRELNTDDTIKDLNEIIKEKGFVDTGDFVINLSSMPVDEKGMVNTLRVSQID; encoded by the coding sequence ATGCCACATAACAAAAAGACCAAAATTGTAGCTACCTTAGGTCCTGCTACAAATACGAAAGAGATCCTTGCAGAAATGGCTGCTGCCGGTGTTAATGTTTTTAGAATTAACTTTTCTCATGCTGATTATGATATTGTTAAGGAGAGAGTAAGCCAAATTAGAGAGATCAATGAAGAAAGAGGTTATAATGTAGCTATTTTAGCCGATTTACAAGGCCCAAAGTTGAGAGTTGGTATAATGGAAGATGGCGTTGAAGTTAAAGCCGGAGATACCTTTATATTTACCACTGAAGAATGTACAGGAACTAAAGAAAAAGCTTTCATGACTTATCAGCAGTTCCCAAGAGACGTAAAAGCAGGAGAAAATATACTTGTAGATGATGGAAAACTTCAATTTGAGGTTGTTTCTACTGATAGAACGAAAGAAGTAATCACAAAAGTTATTGTAGGTGGTCCTTTAAAATCAAAAAAAGGTGTAAATCTTCCAAATACAAATATTTCTTTACCAGCATTAACAGAAAAGGACAAAAAGGATGTTGTTTTCGCTTTAAAACAAGAAGTAGATTGGATTGCTTTATCTTTTGTGAGAAATCCAGAAGACCTTCGAATGTTAAGAGATTTAATTAAACAGAAATCTAGATATAGAGTTCCAGTCATTGCAAAAATCGAAAAACCTGAAGCAGTTGAGAATATTGATGCATTGATCCCATATTGCGATGGTTTAATGGTAGCTCGTGGAGACCTTGGAGTAGAAGTTCCTATGCAAGACGTACCATTAATTCAAAAAATGCTTGTAAGACGTGCTAAAAAGGCAAGAATACCTGTAATCATTGCAACTCAAATGATGGAGACTATGATTGAAAATAGTGTTCCAACAAGAGCGGAGGTAAATGATGTTGCAAATTCAATTATGGATGGAGCTGATGCTGTAATGCTTTCTGGTGAAACTTCAGTAGGAAAACACCCGGTTCGGGTAATTCAAAAAATGACAGAAATTATCGGAAGTGTTGAATTCTCTGATTTGATTAAAGTTCCTATTGAAGCACCACACATTCGTACAAATCGTTTCATCACAAAATCTGTTTGTTATCACGCAGCTCTTATGGCTGACGACATTAAAGCATCTGCAATTTCAACTTTAACAAATAGTGGATATACTGCCTTCCAAATTTCTGCATGGAGACCGAAATCACATGTAATTGCTTTTTCTTCGGAAAGAAGAATCTTAGGAAAACTAAACCTTTTATGGGGAGTTAGAGCATTTTATTATGATAGAGAACTAAATACTGATGATACAATTAAAGACCTAAACGAGATTATCAAAGAAAAAGGTTTTGTAGATACAGGTGACTTTGTGATTAATTTAAGCTCTATGCCTGTTGATGAAAAAGGTATGGTAAACACCTTAAGAGTATCGCAAATAGATTAA
- a CDS encoding IPExxxVDY family protein, which produces MQVHTVSFDDFSCTEYHIFGIHSALEDYQLAYLLNSFLSINFKRCKDDIDLKIKAKEAYFPLYEYTNYQTDNSWFLVSNVYKTKIQGDNLGLFSESETRLFLLPEKKKVDYFLKLEGEFTQHRIDKINEVINEIPQVITSYNIDTNTLKSKEFLIF; this is translated from the coding sequence ATGCAGGTTCATACGGTAAGTTTCGACGATTTTTCTTGTACAGAATATCACATTTTTGGTATTCATAGTGCATTAGAAGACTATCAGCTTGCTTACTTGTTAAATTCCTTTTTGAGCATAAATTTTAAGCGATGTAAGGATGACATCGACTTAAAAATTAAAGCAAAGGAAGCTTATTTTCCGTTATATGAATACACCAATTATCAAACAGATAACAGTTGGTTTTTAGTTTCGAACGTGTATAAAACCAAAATTCAAGGAGATAATTTGGGATTATTCTCAGAAAGTGAGACAAGACTATTTTTATTACCTGAAAAAAAGAAAGTTGATTATTTCTTGAAATTAGAAGGTGAATTTACTCAACATAGAATAGATAAAATTAACGAAGTAATTAATGAGATTCCTCAAGTAATTACTTCATATAATATTGATACAAACACACTAAAATCTAAAGAATTCTTAATTTTTTAA
- the rnc gene encoding ribonuclease III, with protein MNFLRKIVRPKTKDDEEFYYDLKALLNFKPIKLHHYKRAFIHRSLKMTDSKGKPINYERLEFLGDAILGSVIASFLYKEAPKGNEGYLTQMRSKVVSRESLNKLGKDLDLIRFVKSNINQNQIGDNIHGNIFEALVGAVYLDRGYNYCHQFIYDQVIIPYVDLQKLENKISSYKGYIIEWCQKTKRKYLFESYEDTGKQIQKHFSVIVYIDGQKIAKGRATSKKKAEEMAAKRVYYAFQNEISDLQ; from the coding sequence ATGAATTTTCTTCGTAAAATAGTTAGACCTAAAACTAAGGACGACGAAGAATTTTATTATGACTTAAAAGCACTACTCAACTTTAAACCTATAAAGCTTCATCATTATAAAAGAGCGTTTATTCATAGATCTCTTAAAATGACTGATAGTAAAGGTAAGCCTATTAATTATGAACGATTAGAGTTTTTAGGTGATGCTATTTTGGGTTCTGTTATCGCTTCTTTTTTATATAAAGAGGCTCCAAAAGGTAACGAAGGTTATCTTACACAGATGCGTTCTAAAGTTGTAAGTAGAGAAAGCTTAAATAAGCTGGGTAAAGATTTAGATCTCATTCGATTTGTAAAATCGAACATTAATCAAAATCAAATCGGAGATAATATTCACGGTAATATATTCGAAGCTTTAGTTGGTGCCGTTTATTTGGATCGCGGATATAATTATTGCCATCAATTCATTTACGATCAAGTTATTATTCCTTATGTAGATTTACAGAAATTAGAAAATAAAATTTCTAGTTACAAAGGATATATTATTGAGTGGTGTCAAAAGACTAAAAGAAAGTATTTATTCGAAAGCTACGAGGATACAGGAAAACAAATCCAAAAACACTTTAGCGTTATCGTTTATATAGACGGGCAAAAGATTGCTAAAGGAAGAGCAACTTCTAAGAAAAAGGCCGAGGAAATGGCCGCAAAGAGAGTATATTATGCTTTTCAGAACGAAATTAGCGATCTTCAATAG
- the fabF gene encoding beta-ketoacyl-ACP synthase II: protein MQLKRVVITGLGALTPIGNNIEEYWNGLVNGVSGAAPITYFDAAKFKTRFACELKNFNVKDYIDRKESRRMDRFTQYAMIASNEAIQDADLNLDTVDKYRVGVIWGAGIGGLETFQDEVLNYAKGDGSPRFNPFFIPKMIADIAPGHISIKHGFMGPNYTTVSACASSANALIDALNYIRLGHCDVIVSGGSEAAVTIAGMGGFNAMHALSTRNDNPEAASRPFDAERDGFVLGEGAGALILEEYEHAKARGAKIYAEVIGGGLSSDAHHMTAPHPDGLGVIAVMKNCLENAGIKPEDVDHINTHGTSTPLGDVAELKAISEVFGDHAKNININSTKSMTGHLLGAAGAIEAVASILAMKHGIVPPTINHSTVDENINPDLNLTLNTPQKREIKVAMSNTFGFGGHNACVAFRKLD, encoded by the coding sequence ATGCAATTAAAACGAGTTGTAATAACTGGACTTGGCGCATTAACGCCGATAGGAAATAATATTGAAGAATATTGGAATGGCTTAGTTAACGGAGTTAGCGGAGCGGCACCTATAACATACTTTGATGCTGCCAAGTTCAAGACTCGTTTCGCTTGTGAACTAAAAAATTTCAATGTAAAAGATTACATTGATAGAAAGGAATCAAGACGAATGGATAGGTTTACTCAGTATGCTATGATTGCTTCTAATGAAGCTATTCAAGACGCTGATTTAAATCTAGACACTGTTGATAAGTATAGAGTTGGAGTGATTTGGGGAGCCGGAATCGGTGGTTTAGAAACTTTCCAAGATGAAGTTTTAAATTACGCGAAAGGTGACGGAAGTCCTAGATTCAATCCTTTCTTTATACCTAAAATGATTGCAGATATCGCTCCCGGACACATTTCTATTAAGCATGGTTTCATGGGGCCAAATTACACTACTGTATCTGCATGTGCATCTTCAGCAAATGCGCTAATCGATGCTTTAAACTATATACGATTAGGTCATTGTGACGTAATTGTATCTGGAGGTAGTGAAGCAGCAGTTACAATTGCTGGTATGGGTGGATTTAATGCGATGCATGCATTATCTACAAGAAATGATAATCCAGAAGCTGCATCAAGACCTTTTGATGCTGAAAGAGATGGTTTTGTTCTTGGAGAAGGTGCTGGTGCATTAATTTTGGAAGAATACGAACACGCGAAAGCTAGAGGTGCTAAAATTTACGCTGAAGTTATTGGTGGTGGTTTATCTTCTGATGCTCATCATATGACAGCTCCACATCCTGATGGATTAGGAGTAATAGCAGTTATGAAAAACTGTTTAGAAAACGCTGGTATTAAACCAGAAGATGTTGATCATATTAATACACATGGTACTTCAACTCCTCTTGGAGATGTTGCTGAATTAAAAGCAATTTCTGAAGTGTTTGGAGATCATGCTAAGAATATTAATATTAACTCTACAAAATCCATGACAGGGCACTTACTTGGTGCTGCTGGTGCTATTGAAGCCGTTGCTTCTATTTTAGCAATGAAACATGGAATTGTTCCTCCGACTATTAATCATTCTACGGTTGATGAAAACATTAACCCAGATTTAAATCTTACTTTGAATACACCGCAAAAAAGAGAAATCAAAGTAGCCATGAGTAATACTTTCGGATTTGGTGGTCATAATGCCTGTGTAGCTTTTAGAAAGTTAGATTAA
- a CDS encoding acyl carrier protein, protein MSDIASRVKAIIVDKLGVDDNEVTNEASFTNDLGADSLDTVELIMEFEKEFDIQIPDDQAENIATVGQAISYIEEAKK, encoded by the coding sequence ATGTCAGACATTGCATCTAGAGTAAAAGCAATTATCGTTGATAAATTAGGAGTAGACGATAACGAAGTAACTAACGAAGCAAGTTTCACTAACGATTTAGGAGCAGACTCGTTAGACACTGTTGAGTTAATTATGGAATTCGAAAAGGAATTTGATATTCAAATCCCAGACGATCAAGCAGAGAACATTGCTACAGTTGGTCAAGCAATTAGCTATATTGAAGAAGCGAAAAAATAA
- the purN gene encoding phosphoribosylglycinamide formyltransferase produces the protein MKRIVIFASGSGSNAENIIGFFQTKKSISVTHVLTNNQRAKVLDRCKRLNINSSVFNKEDFTVTDKVLDFLKKEADYIILAGFLWRIPSKIVEAFPDRIINIHPALLPKYGGKGMYGMNVHKAVKDNSEKETGITIHYVNENYDEGAIIFQAKTELTNEDSPEDIAQKVHDLEYKYFPEIIEKVILEEEIG, from the coding sequence ATGAAACGAATTGTAATTTTTGCGTCCGGCTCTGGTAGTAATGCCGAAAATATTATTGGGTTTTTTCAAACTAAAAAATCTATTTCTGTTACTCATGTGCTTACTAACAATCAGCGTGCCAAAGTTTTAGATAGGTGTAAAAGACTGAATATCAATAGTTCTGTTTTTAATAAAGAAGATTTCACAGTAACAGATAAAGTGCTAGATTTTCTTAAAAAAGAAGCAGATTACATCATTTTAGCTGGATTTCTATGGCGTATTCCTAGTAAGATAGTTGAAGCTTTTCCTGATAGAATAATAAATATTCATCCTGCATTATTACCAAAATATGGAGGAAAAGGTATGTATGGAATGAATGTACATAAAGCTGTAAAAGACAATTCTGAGAAGGAAACCGGGATAACAATTCATTATGTGAACGAAAATTATGACGAAGGAGCAATCATATTTCAGGCGAAAACAGAACTAACTAATGAAGATTCTCCTGAAGATATTGCACAAAAAGTTCATGATTTAGAGTATAAATATTTCCCAGAGATCATCGAAAAAGTAATTTTAGAGGAAGAAATTGGCTAA
- a CDS encoding ribonuclease H family protein: MAKKKKYYVVWKGKKPGIYNTWEMCKQQINGFEGAQYKSFASESEAKLAFKKTFNDYKGVNTKKATLTNEELAKIGKPILQSLSVDAACAGNPGIMEYRGVDTKTKKQIFIQGPFKEGTNNIGEFLAIVHGLAFLKNKKAFNYPIYTDSKIAMSWVKKKQCRTNITFTKDNKELLELIKRAEVWLKENTYSNPILKWETKAWGEIPADFGRK; this comes from the coding sequence TTGGCTAAAAAAAAGAAATATTATGTTGTCTGGAAAGGCAAAAAACCTGGGATTTATAACACTTGGGAAATGTGTAAGCAGCAAATTAATGGTTTTGAAGGGGCGCAATACAAATCTTTTGCTTCAGAATCTGAAGCGAAATTAGCTTTTAAAAAGACCTTTAATGATTATAAAGGTGTTAATACTAAAAAAGCTACGCTAACCAATGAAGAGCTTGCAAAGATTGGGAAACCTATTTTGCAAAGTTTATCTGTTGATGCGGCTTGTGCAGGGAATCCTGGGATAATGGAGTATAGGGGAGTAGATACAAAAACGAAAAAGCAAATATTTATTCAGGGACCATTTAAAGAAGGTACTAATAATATTGGTGAATTTTTGGCTATTGTTCATGGTTTAGCCTTTTTGAAAAATAAAAAAGCGTTTAACTATCCTATATATACGGACTCTAAAATTGCCATGAGTTGGGTTAAAAAGAAACAATGCAGAACTAATATTACTTTTACAAAAGATAATAAAGAACTACTCGAATTAATTAAACGAGCAGAAGTTTGGTTGAAAGAAAATACGTACTCTAATCCAATATTAAAATGGGAAACAAAAGCTTGGGGAGAAATTCCTGCAGATTTTGGTAGAAAATAA
- a CDS encoding cysteine desulfurase, protein MFDINTIREDFPILKRKVHGKPLIYFDNGATSQTPTQVIGTIVDYYTNYNANIHRGVHTLSQEATDKYEEARIKIQKHFNAKHSYEIILTAGTTESVNIVASGFSSILKEGDEVIVSALEHHSNIVPWQMMCEKTGAVLKVIPMDDDGSLQMDVFDQLLSNKTKLVFCNHVSNALGTINPIETIIHKAHKFGAYVLIDGAQACPHIKPDVQGLDVDFYVASAHKMCGPTGVGILYGKQELLELLPPYQGGGEMIETVTFEKTTYAGLPHKFEAGTPNICGGIAFGAAVDYMNAIGFNIIQQRENELLAYATEALSQIEGLKIYGTAHKTSVISFNIEGIHPYDIGSILDKLGIAVRTGHHCAQPIMDYFKIPGTVRASLSFYNTTEEIDTLVAAVKKAKMMLS, encoded by the coding sequence ATGTTTGACATTAATACAATCCGTGAAGATTTCCCAATATTAAAAAGAAAAGTTCATGGTAAACCATTAATATACTTTGATAACGGTGCTACTTCTCAAACACCAACGCAAGTTATCGGTACCATTGTTGATTATTATACTAACTATAACGCAAATATTCATCGTGGAGTACATACGTTGAGTCAAGAAGCGACAGATAAGTATGAGGAGGCGCGAATCAAAATTCAAAAACACTTTAATGCTAAGCATTCTTATGAGATAATTTTGACTGCTGGTACTACGGAAAGTGTAAACATTGTTGCTTCTGGTTTTTCATCTATTTTAAAAGAGGGAGACGAAGTTATCGTATCTGCATTAGAACACCATTCAAATATTGTTCCTTGGCAAATGATGTGTGAAAAAACTGGTGCTGTTTTAAAGGTAATTCCTATGGATGACGATGGTTCACTTCAAATGGATGTTTTTGATCAGTTATTAAGCAATAAAACAAAACTTGTATTCTGTAATCATGTTTCAAATGCATTAGGAACAATAAATCCTATTGAAACTATAATTCATAAAGCGCATAAATTTGGAGCATATGTTTTAATTGATGGAGCGCAAGCTTGTCCGCATATAAAACCAGATGTTCAGGGATTAGATGTAGATTTTTATGTTGCATCTGCTCATAAAATGTGCGGACCAACAGGTGTTGGAATCTTATACGGTAAACAAGAATTATTGGAATTATTACCTCCATATCAAGGTGGGGGAGAAATGATTGAAACGGTAACTTTCGAAAAAACTACTTATGCAGGATTGCCTCATAAATTCGAAGCAGGAACTCCAAATATTTGCGGAGGAATTGCTTTTGGAGCTGCAGTAGATTATATGAATGCTATTGGTTTTAATATTATCCAACAAAGAGAAAATGAACTTTTAGCCTACGCTACAGAAGCGTTATCTCAAATAGAAGGTTTAAAAATTTATGGTACTGCTCATAAAACTTCTGTGATTTCATTTAATATAGAAGGAATCCATCCTTATGATATAGGAAGTATTTTAGATAAACTAGGAATTGCAGTAAGAACAGGCCATCATTGTGCCCAACCAATTATGGATTATTTTAAAATTCCTGGGACAGTTAGAGCGTCATTATCTTTTTACAATACAACAGAAGAAATTGACACATTAGTAGCTGCAGTTAAAAAAGCAAAAATGATGCTGAGTTAA
- a CDS encoding serine hydrolase produces the protein MKILKKSLLLLFTILLLAVFYNYPKLNILAGYSSKMTGSSVFLAKRNLAFTDSTDTNFSPIDLAHNSVDEKSKTAKSSAFGLLTRKSVYREGFGNVLLVDGVELDKSMSIPQRSVPNNSTEFPYGNAEPKDSVFANIDYDKLNSTVASMFNDVNKTRAILVIHKDKIIAERYDTGFNKESLLLGWSMTKSITSTLFGVLQCQGKMDVYEKAPFEEWKNDERKNITIHNLLQMNSGLEWNEDYNSISDVTKMLFLTEDVTKIQIDKPLVGKPNETWNYSSGTTNVLSGILRKQFKTHKEYLDFWYTGLIDRIGMNSMVVETDMSGNYVGSSYAWATARDWAKFGLLYLHNGNWNGDALFDKDWVKYATTPTPTSDGWYGAQIWLNAGGRYPDVPKNMFSFNGYQGQNVFILPDQDLVVVRLGLTKNADVNNFLSGVINSFK, from the coding sequence ATGAAAATTTTAAAGAAAAGTCTATTATTGCTTTTCACCATTTTACTTCTAGCAGTTTTTTACAATTACCCAAAATTGAATATACTCGCTGGATATTCCTCAAAAATGACGGGTTCTTCCGTATTTTTAGCTAAAAGAAATTTAGCATTTACAGATAGCACCGATACTAATTTTTCTCCAATTGATTTAGCACATAACAGTGTAGATGAAAAATCTAAAACAGCGAAGTCTTCTGCTTTTGGTCTATTGACTAGAAAATCGGTTTACAGAGAAGGTTTTGGAAATGTGTTATTAGTTGACGGAGTAGAGTTAGATAAATCGATGTCAATACCTCAGAGGTCTGTACCGAATAATTCTACTGAGTTTCCTTATGGAAATGCAGAACCTAAAGATTCTGTTTTTGCAAATATTGATTATGATAAGCTGAATTCTACAGTTGCGTCAATGTTTAATGATGTGAATAAAACTAGAGCCATTTTAGTTATTCATAAAGACAAGATTATTGCAGAGCGTTATGATACAGGTTTCAATAAGGAATCTTTATTACTTGGATGGTCAATGACTAAAAGTATTACGAGTACTTTATTCGGAGTTTTGCAATGTCAAGGAAAAATGGATGTTTATGAAAAAGCTCCATTTGAAGAATGGAAGAATGATGAGAGAAAGAATATTACCATTCATAATTTATTACAAATGAATAGTGGTTTAGAATGGAATGAGGATTATAACTCTATTTCTGATGTTACAAAGATGTTGTTTTTGACAGAAGATGTTACTAAAATTCAAATTGATAAGCCTTTAGTTGGAAAGCCAAATGAAACTTGGAATTATTCATCGGGAACTACAAATGTTTTATCCGGGATATTAAGGAAACAATTTAAAACTCATAAAGAGTATTTAGATTTTTGGTATACGGGATTAATAGATAGAATTGGAATGAACTCAATGGTTGTGGAAACCGATATGAGTGGAAACTATGTTGGTTCTTCATATGCATGGGCAACTGCGAGAGATTGGGCGAAATTTGGTTTGTTGTATTTGCATAATGGTAATTGGAATGGAGATGCTTTATTCGATAAAGATTGGGTGAAATACGCAACAACTCCAACACCTACATCTGATGGATGGTACGGAGCACAAATTTGGTTAAATGCTGGTGGTAGATATCCTGATGTTCCAAAGAATATGTTTTCTTTCAACGGTTATCAAGGGCAGAATGTATTTATTTTACCTGATCAAGATTTAGTTGTTGTAAGATTGGGATTAACCAAGAATGCAGATGTAAACAACTTCTTAAGTGGAGTCATAAATTCTTTCAAATAA